The segment CGCCGTCCTCCTCCTTCAGCTCGAGATCCCCCTGGAGACCGCGCTTACGGCCGCCCGCCTGGGGCGCGAGGCGGGCGCCAGAGTCGTCCTCAACCTGGCGCCCGCCCGGAGGCTAGGGGCGGCGGCGCTAGCGCCCATCGACCTCCTGCTCGTCAACGAGAGCGAGGCGGCGGCGCTGCTCGAGGGCAGCGCGCAGGAGGTGCGGGGCAAGCCGGAGGAGGCCGCCCGGAAGCTCACCGCGCTGGTCCCCCAGGCCGTCCTCACCCTCGGCGCCAGGGGCGCGGTCTGGGCGACGCGGGAGGAGAGCGGCTACATGGCGGCCTTTGCGGTCAAGGCCGTAGACAGCACCGCGGCGGGCGACGCCTTTGCGGGCGTGCTCGCGGTCGCGCTCGAGAGGGGGCTGACGCTCGCGGAGGCCACCCGCTGGGCCAGCGCCGCCGGCGCCCTGGCCGCCAGCCGCGAGGGCGCGCAGCCCTCGCTGCCGCGCAGAAGCGAGCTCGAGGCCTTCTTGAAGATGAGACCCGCTAGACCCGCTTGAATACCCTAGACCCGCTTGAACACTAAGGCCGCGTTCTGTCCGCCGAAGGCGAAGTTGGTCGAGAGCACGTAGTTCACCTTGCCCTCCCTGGCCTCGTTGGGGATGTAGTCGAGGTCGAGCTCGGGGTCGGGGTCGATGGAGTTGCGGGTGGGCGGCAGGACGCCCGAGTCGATGGCCTGGACGCTGGCGACGGCCTCGATGGCGCCCGCCGCACCCAGCAGGTGGCCGGTCATCGACTTGGTGCTCGAGACCGGCGGCACCTTCGAGCCGTTGAAGACGGCCTTGTAGGCCAGCGTCTCGTTGAGGTCGTTGGCGGGGGTGCTGGTGCCGTGGGCGTTGATGTAGCCGATCGCTTCGGCGCCGACGCCCGCCGACTTTAGCGCCCAGCGGATGCAGCGCACCGCGCCCGAGCCGCCGGGGGCCGGCGCGGTGATGTGGTGGGCGTCGGCGCTGGTCGCGTAGCCGACGACCTCGGCGTAGATGTGCGCGCCGCGCGCGCTGGCGTGCTCGAACTCCTCGAGCACCAAGATGCCCGCGCCCTCGCCCGCCACGAAGCCGTCGCGCGAGGCGGTGAAGGGCCGGCTGGCCGTTTCCGGGCTGTCGTTGCGGGTCGAAAGGGCCTTCATCACCGCGAAGCCGCCGATGCCCATAGCGGTGATTGGCGCCTCGGTGCCGCCCGAGAGCATCACCTGGGCCTCGCCGCGCTGGACGATTCGAAAGGCGTCGCCGATCGCGCCCGAGCCCGTCGCGCAGGCCGTCACCACGGTGCTGCTCGGGCCCATCAGGCCGTAGCGCATGGCCAGGTGGCCGCTCGCCATGTTGGCGATCATCATCGGGATGAAAAAGGGGCTCATGCGCATGGCATTGCGGTCAAA is part of the Deinococcota bacterium genome and harbors:
- the fabF gene encoding beta-ketoacyl-ACP synthase II, whose protein sequence is MKRVVVTGVGPVSPIGVGAAAFLRAQHEAKNGIRRISRFDPSELSAQIAGEVDVEITDFIDRKEAKRLDRYVQLAIIGADLALADAGLSPEDIAGEGTGTCIGSGIGGLTVFEDQAKVRFDRNAMRMSPFFIPMMIANMASGHLAMRYGLMGPSSTVVTACATGSGAIGDAFRIVQRGEAQVMLSGGTEAPITAMGIGGFAVMKALSTRNDSPETASRPFTASRDGFVAGEGAGILVLEEFEHASARGAHIYAEVVGYATSADAHHITAPAPGGSGAVRCIRWALKSAGVGAEAIGYINAHGTSTPANDLNETLAYKAVFNGSKVPPVSSTKSMTGHLLGAAGAIEAVASVQAIDSGVLPPTRNSIDPDPELDLDYIPNEAREGKVNYVLSTNFAFGGQNAALVFKRV
- a CDS encoding ribokinase, which gives rise to SDYATHPGGKGANQAVAAARAGGSVRLIGRVGEDGFGETLLRGLEAEGIDLEHSRALPGPSGVAFVSVTEGTENSGEKGGEKGGENSIIVAPGANARLRPGDLDPAAFEGAAVLLLQLEIPLETALTAARLGREAGARVVLNLAPARRLGAAALAPIDLLLVNESEAAALLEGSAQEVRGKPEEAARKLTALVPQAVLTLGARGAVWATREESGYMAAFAVKAVDSTAAGDAFAGVLAVALERGLTLAEATRWASAAGALAASREGAQPSLPRRSELEAFLKMRPARPA